One Ostrea edulis chromosome 2, xbOstEdul1.1, whole genome shotgun sequence genomic region harbors:
- the LOC130052338 gene encoding uncharacterized protein LOC130052338: MFHYLAHVRMPDIYDMAYYKDTERNQPPPPPPDSQDDGTDAPLLYVGVFLILVALVLFGVLFVAYVRKLKHTRDLGVREQPKMRDDCGKSEPNRYADMKRQYTALAIPDPKSNAYTPVPPTYIEIIS, from the exons atgtttcattACTTGGCTCATGTACGTATGCCTGATATTTATGATATGGCATATTATAAGGACACCGAGAGAAACCAGCCACCTCCTCCCCCTCCCGACTCACAAG ACGATGGTACGGACGCCCCACTCCTGTACGTGGGCGTTTTCCTCATTTTGGTTGCTCTAGTCCTTTTTGGAGTCCTTTTCGTTGCGTATGTCCGGAAGTTGAAACATACAAGAG ATTTGGGAGTACGGGAACAACCTAAGATGCG AGATGACTGTGGAAAGTCCGAACCTAACCGGTATGCCGATATGAAAAGGCAATACACAGCGCTGGCAATTCCTGACCCTAAATCTAATGCCTATACCCCTGTCCCACCCACCTATATAGAAATCATCAGCTGA